A part of Paenibacillus donghaensis genomic DNA contains:
- a CDS encoding YihY/virulence factor BrkB family protein, giving the protein MKMIRIHPRIEMFRQLLRKIKNDDVQGISAQLTFYLILSLFPFLIFIMTLVGYANITMSDNIKYLEEIMPAEAVAIIEEIVQEVSEGRSQALLSFGMLATLWTASRGINAVIKGLNRAYGIEENRVFWRLRGLSLLATLAVGLVILFSTLLLVFGSWLKKQVFLLTDLPYIFYQLWNLLQYAVPLLVMFIVFTLLYWIAPNRRIPYKTVLPGAAFTTVSWITASVLFSIYVSQFSDFTKTYGSLGGVTVLLLWLYISSIIVLVGGEINATLAEQKA; this is encoded by the coding sequence ATGAAGATGATCCGCATCCACCCCCGCATAGAAATGTTCAGGCAGCTGCTGCGCAAAATTAAAAATGACGATGTCCAAGGAATCAGCGCACAGCTAACCTTTTATCTGATCCTCTCCCTGTTCCCGTTCCTGATCTTTATTATGACGCTGGTAGGCTATGCCAACATTACAATGAGCGACAACATAAAATACCTTGAGGAGATCATGCCTGCCGAAGCGGTAGCGATTATCGAGGAAATTGTGCAGGAGGTTTCGGAGGGACGGAGCCAGGCGCTGCTCTCTTTCGGGATGCTGGCTACGCTGTGGACGGCCTCACGTGGGATTAACGCGGTAATCAAAGGATTGAACCGGGCCTATGGGATTGAGGAGAACCGGGTGTTCTGGCGGCTCCGCGGCTTGTCCTTGCTCGCCACCCTGGCTGTAGGTCTGGTGATCCTGTTCAGCACGCTGCTGCTGGTCTTCGGAAGCTGGCTGAAGAAGCAGGTGTTCCTGCTGACCGATCTGCCGTATATTTTCTATCAGCTGTGGAATCTGCTGCAGTATGCCGTTCCGCTGCTGGTGATGTTTATCGTCTTCACACTGTTGTACTGGATAGCGCCCAACCGCAGAATTCCCTATAAAACTGTTCTTCCCGGTGCTGCTTTCACTACCGTAAGCTGGATCACGGCTTCCGTGCTGTTCTCTATCTATGTCAGCCAGTTCAGTGATTTCACCAAAACCTATGGCAGTCTTGGCGGCGTCACCGTGCTGCTGCTGTGGCTCTATATCAGCTCGATCATTGTGCTGGTAGGCGGAGAAATCAATGCGACATTGGCTGAACAGAAGGCTTGA
- a CDS encoding UbiD family decarboxylase has protein sequence MNYRNLEECIIDLEKNGHLVRITEEVDPHLEMAAIHMKVYEAGGPALLFEKVKGSSYRAVSNLFGTLERSKFIFRDTWKSTQNVIALRNDPMKTLRQPFKYVGTGLSARKALPLKKRGSLPAGFREIQISDLPLVKHWPEDGGAFVTLPQVYSEDPGKPGIMNSNLGMYRVQLNGNEYELNKEVGIHYQIHRGIGVHQAAANKLGQPLKVSCFIGGPPAHTLSAIMPLPEGMSELTFAGLLSGRHFSYSYVDGFCISNDADFVITGEIYPGETKPEGPFGDHLGYYSLTHPFPVMRVHKVYAKERAIFPFTVVGRPPQEDTAFGALIHELTGGAVKQEIPGVKEVHAVDAAGVHPLLLAIGSERYTPYQQLKQPAEILTIASRILGTGQLSLAKFLFITAEEGQPLDIHDIAAFFGYILERINLRRDLHFHTHTTIDTLDYSGTGLNSGSKVILAAVGEKKRELCREVPHSLLRLPEEYQVKLVMPGIVALQGPKFSSYAEAQQELAALKALIEEQGPLDSCPMLILCDDSEFISAHLDNFLWATFTRSNPSHDIYGVNSGYENKHWACDNVIIDARSKPHQAPPLIPDPAVEQNIKRLFTEGGSLSRMRLS, from the coding sequence ATGAATTACCGCAATTTAGAAGAATGTATAATCGATTTGGAGAAAAATGGGCATCTGGTCCGCATTACTGAAGAGGTGGACCCGCATCTGGAGATGGCCGCCATTCATATGAAGGTATATGAGGCTGGCGGTCCGGCATTATTATTTGAAAAGGTCAAGGGATCCAGCTACCGTGCCGTATCGAATCTGTTTGGAACACTGGAGCGGAGCAAATTTATTTTCCGTGATACGTGGAAATCAACCCAGAACGTCATTGCGCTGCGCAATGATCCGATGAAGACGCTTAGGCAGCCTTTTAAATACGTTGGCACCGGACTGTCCGCCCGCAAAGCATTGCCACTCAAGAAGCGGGGCAGCCTGCCCGCAGGCTTCCGCGAGATCCAAATCTCCGACCTGCCGCTGGTCAAGCATTGGCCGGAGGATGGCGGCGCATTTGTCACTCTGCCCCAGGTATATTCGGAGGACCCCGGCAAGCCGGGCATTATGAATTCCAACCTCGGGATGTACCGCGTGCAGCTGAACGGCAATGAATATGAGCTGAACAAGGAGGTCGGCATTCATTACCAGATCCATCGCGGCATCGGCGTGCATCAGGCTGCGGCCAACAAGCTGGGCCAGCCGCTTAAGGTCAGTTGCTTCATCGGTGGTCCCCCTGCGCATACGCTGTCGGCGATTATGCCGCTGCCAGAGGGCATGAGCGAGCTTACCTTTGCAGGCCTGCTGTCCGGCCGCCACTTCAGCTACAGCTACGTAGACGGCTTCTGCATCAGCAATGACGCCGACTTCGTGATCACAGGAGAGATTTATCCCGGCGAGACGAAGCCGGAAGGACCGTTCGGCGATCATCTGGGCTATTACAGCTTAACGCATCCGTTCCCCGTGATGCGGGTGCATAAAGTGTACGCGAAGGAGCGTGCTATCTTCCCGTTTACTGTCGTAGGGCGGCCGCCGCAGGAGGATACAGCGTTCGGTGCATTGATTCATGAGCTGACCGGAGGCGCGGTCAAGCAGGAAATTCCCGGCGTGAAGGAGGTTCACGCTGTCGATGCCGCGGGCGTGCACCCGTTGCTGCTGGCGATCGGCAGCGAACGGTACACACCTTATCAGCAGTTGAAGCAGCCGGCGGAGATTCTGACGATTGCGAGCCGCATCCTGGGAACGGGACAGCTGAGTCTGGCCAAGTTCCTCTTCATTACCGCGGAAGAGGGGCAGCCGCTGGACATCCATGATATCGCGGCCTTCTTCGGCTATATCCTGGAGCGGATCAATCTGCGCCGGGATCTGCATTTCCATACCCATACAACAATCGATACGCTGGATTACTCCGGTACGGGCCTGAACAGCGGCAGCAAGGTGATCCTTGCGGCAGTAGGCGAGAAGAAACGCGAGCTGTGCCGCGAGGTGCCGCATAGTCTGCTGAGATTGCCGGAAGAATACCAGGTGAAGCTGGTGATGCCGGGCATAGTGGCTCTGCAGGGACCGAAGTTCAGCAGCTATGCTGAAGCGCAGCAGGAGCTGGCTGCACTTAAGGCCTTGATTGAAGAGCAGGGGCCGCTTGATTCCTGCCCGATGCTGATTCTCTGTGATGACAGTGAATTCATCAGCGCCCATCTGGATAATTTTCTGTGGGCTACCTTTACACGGAGCAACCCTTCCCACGATATCTATGGGGTGAACAGCGGGTATGAGAATAAACACTGGGCCTGTGACAACGTAATTATTGATGCCCGGAGCAAGCCCCATCAGGCACCGCCGCTGATCCCTGATCCGGCGGTCGAGCAGAACATCAAGCGGCTGTTTACCGAAGGCGGTAGCTTAAGCAGAATGCGTTTGTCTTAA